CTGCGTACTTCTCCATGAAGAACCTCAATGTCTCTGACATCGTAGTTCTTGTCACGGAAACCGGCTGGCCTTCCAAAGGGGACTCCAAAGAACCCTATGCCACATTTTCCAACGCTGTCACATTCAATTCGCCACTTATTAAGCATGTTTTGGATCGGAGTGGCACCCCTTTGCATCCCGAAATCACTTCTAGTGTTTATATATATGAGCTTTTTAACGAAGATTTGAGGTCCCCGCCTCTGTTAGAGGCTTATTGGGGTTTGTTTTATGGGAATGCTACGCCGGCTTATTTGCTTCGTGTGTCTGGGGTTGGGGCTTTTCTGGCCAGTGATAATGCTAATCAGACATACTGTGTTGCTGGGGATGGTGTTGATTTGAAAGTTTTGCAGGCTGCGTTGGATTGGGCG
The Vigna angularis cultivar LongXiaoDou No.4 chromosome 5, ASM1680809v1, whole genome shotgun sequence genome window above contains:
- the LOC128196619 gene encoding glucan endo-1,3-beta-glucosidase 1-like, with translation MNHKTYFVRLQRFRQRGREGRSSLGRFYNFLSATRSSPHSPPPRRSSSPHSSPSAVSLVDPNTLLHYTNLLDAMIDAAYFSMKNLNVSDIVVLVTETGWPSKGDSKEPYATFSNAVTFNSPLIKHVLDRSGTPLHPEITSSVYIYELFNEDLRSPPLLEAYWGLFYGNATPAYLLRVSGVGAFLASDNANQTYCVAGDGVDLKVLQAALDWACGPGRRRRLAWRERSAGRRSGAAEGSVKKCQVYHLVERSISQ